A window of the Corythoichthys intestinalis isolate RoL2023-P3 chromosome 6, ASM3026506v1, whole genome shotgun sequence genome harbors these coding sequences:
- the LOC130916967 gene encoding claudin-7-like isoform X2, with protein sequence MSASLQICGLVAGVLSWCLQSSCTSSQLWKVRSQAESLSSSQWQFEGLWMSCAATSLGTLQCSKFKTLLGLPVHVQACRALMLSSLVVGLASIIVAILGLKCSRVGGSSEQAKGQFTLSGGVMLILSGVTTLIAVSWYAGRVISDFYNPLYNGVRHFSYNYSKSSQSHNMNIYKAAHVLDDGGGSAKAYV encoded by the exons ATGTCGGCGAGTCTGCAGATTTGCGGGCTGGTAGCAGGCGTGCTGTCATGGTGTCTCCAGTCCAGCTGCACGTCGTCGCAGCTGTGGAAGGTCCGGAGTCAGGCCGAGTCTCTGAGTAGCAGCCAGTGGCAGTTTGAAGGTCTCTGGATGAGCTGTGCTGCCACCTCGCTGGGAACATTGCAGTGCAGCAAGTTCAAAACGCTGCTCGGCCTGCCAG TGCACGTTCAGGCGTGTCGCGCTCTCATGTTGTCATCTCTGGTGGTGGGTCTGGCCTCCATCATCGTGGCCATTTTGGGCCTCAAGTGCAGTCGTGTGGGCGGCTCCTCGGAGCAAGCCAAAGGGCAATTTACGCTAAGTGGAGGGGTCATGTTAATCCTGTCAG GTGTGACTACCCTGATCGCCGTGTCTTGGTATGCTGGTAGGGTGATCAGTGACTTCTACAATCCGCTATATAACGGTGTCAG ACATTTTTCATACAACTACTCCAAAAGCAGTCAAAGTCACAACATGAACATCTACAAAGCGGCACATGTCTTGGATGACGGCGGCGGCAGCGCCAAAGCTTACGTGTGA
- the LOC130916967 gene encoding claudin-7-like isoform X1, which yields MSASLQICGLVAGVLSWCLQSSCTSSQLWKVRSQAESLSSSQWQFEGLWMSCAATSLGTLQCSKFKTLLGLPVHVQACRALMLSSLVVGLASIIVAILGLKCSRVGGSSEQAKGQFTLSGGVMLILSGVTTLIAVSWYAGRVISDFYNPLYNGVRFELGTGLYLGWAASGLAFLGGAMLCCSYRRSSSPPERHFSYNYSKSSQSHNMNIYKAAHVLDDGGGSAKAYV from the exons ATGTCGGCGAGTCTGCAGATTTGCGGGCTGGTAGCAGGCGTGCTGTCATGGTGTCTCCAGTCCAGCTGCACGTCGTCGCAGCTGTGGAAGGTCCGGAGTCAGGCCGAGTCTCTGAGTAGCAGCCAGTGGCAGTTTGAAGGTCTCTGGATGAGCTGTGCTGCCACCTCGCTGGGAACATTGCAGTGCAGCAAGTTCAAAACGCTGCTCGGCCTGCCAG TGCACGTTCAGGCGTGTCGCGCTCTCATGTTGTCATCTCTGGTGGTGGGTCTGGCCTCCATCATCGTGGCCATTTTGGGCCTCAAGTGCAGTCGTGTGGGCGGCTCCTCGGAGCAAGCCAAAGGGCAATTTACGCTAAGTGGAGGGGTCATGTTAATCCTGTCAG GTGTGACTACCCTGATCGCCGTGTCTTGGTATGCTGGTAGGGTGATCAGTGACTTCTACAATCCGCTATATAACGGTGTCAG GTTCGAGCTAGGCACGGGTCTGTATCTGGGCTGGGCGGCATCCGGTCTGGCGTTCTTGGGCGGTGCAATGCTGTGTTGCTCCTACAGGAGAAGCTCCTCGCCTCCCGAACG ACATTTTTCATACAACTACTCCAAAAGCAGTCAAAGTCACAACATGAACATCTACAAAGCGGCACATGTCTTGGATGACGGCGGCGGCAGCGCCAAAGCTTACGTGTGA